A genomic region of Ammospiza nelsoni isolate bAmmNel1 chromosome 3, bAmmNel1.pri, whole genome shotgun sequence contains the following coding sequences:
- the LOC132071171 gene encoding zona pellucida sperm-binding protein 2-like isoform X1 — MMKLNLVQRLSLIVIFFSGVWTQETQGPMSSECLGDFLRITLSAEYFEDKYLSLFVVDQSGTAWELDEAMAAQCGYTVTHTTCRSIQLRASALSCHSHLEKDVFTVTVQIKASHTPDMSNATTHLKSASCHYGLWSPREIKCENNYMEVSVRREVPQTIKDFVQDEPEDWALVFPEVKLQAKAEEASLWQIVFHQPEEKRALLVSNAWSAGYGLNTSDSRVLLRVPYTAAQVQLVEDQGITFSVLRSSTFYKYQWVILMVDTAVACPVDGVDYTNKTITWTVPKYIPPLSAGMTGFKDVLVEAGVDLHRLSAKEMASRKYVLLNELTITMKIPIGAEGGYYKTSVSNGQFGVKYTINLLLEHQWEDNKWGLTKYTIIKEIETPFEQAEVAITNNLNLSAGLMNVTVGTFLPDAELLNLTIEGVVVAVPEAVQHGFLIHRTSYANGSKAYVLQVSLDAPSVKKEYMGEDMRAYTLNVALTFITYPSSETFVVPVVALSAVKDAVLPSATGFCDGRNLHLIITRGNVDQNWLPFISDWHLTQEAAQKYNYILRDNGTHLAISVPFLSPHVSYEGFHTSAIKASFYLTLKDDITLAQRRDFSVSCLFSPSELIQCLPNGTVIITAIKLVGGEDLDTALLVLRDRQCKPSLVTERTATFKFNVNTCGTSRKFNSTTVTYENEVLYFRPGDDIPIYQLKCLCLYPVEQTADVPYESKKNPPPSIQPGSGCLALSLKLFKEKSYSEPYQESEYPLVKYLREALYFEVELLQPKDARLDLNLDDCWATHSQSQDSLPQWHILIHGCENNKDSYRIVFHEVNYSLRVKFPQHLKRFEVRMFTFVQGTSLSQEQLYFHCSVVICNTKQQPLDLFCPRRCNPGKHRFAHSAHPHGQVSSGPVLLRK, encoded by the exons GACCCATGAGTTCAGAGTGCTTGGGGGACTTCCTGAGGATAACACTGAGTGCAGAATACTTTGAAGACAAATACTTAtctctttttgttgttg ATCAgtctggcacagcctgggagctggatGAGGCCATGGCAGCCCAGTGTGGCTATACAGTAACTCACACCACCTGCAGGAGCATTCAGCTCCGTGCCTCTGCACTGAGCTGCCACTCTCACTTAGAG AAAGATGTGTTCACAGTAACTGTACAAATCAAAGCATCTCACACTCCTGATATGAGCAATGCTACAACTCATCTGAAAAGTGCAAGTTGCCATTATGGTCTGTGGAGTCCCAGAGagataaaatgtgaaaataactACATGGAG GTTTCTGTCAGGAGGGAGGTTCCACAGACCATAAAAGACTTTGTTCAAGATGAACCTGAGGACTGGGCTCTTGTATTTCCAGAAGTAAAACTACAG GCAAAGGCAGAAGAAGCCTCACTATGGCAAATAGTATTTCATCAGCCAGAAGAAAAAAGGGCTCTGCTCGTGAGCAATGCTTGGAGTGCAGGCTATGGACTCAACACCTCAGACTCCAGGGTTCTGCTGCGAGTGCCATACACTGCTGCCCAAGTTCAGCTGGTTGAG GATCAAGGAATTaccttttctgtgctgagatcAAGTACGTTTTACAAATACCAGTGGGTGATCCTGATGGTGGATACTGCTGTGGCATGTCCTGTAG ATGGTGTGGActacacaaacaaaacaatcacCTGGACTGTTCCAAAGTATATTCCACCACTGTCTGCTGGAATGACTGGCTTTAAGGATGTGCTTGTGGAAGCTGGTGTGGATCTACACAGGCTCTCTGCCAAGGAAATGGCTTCCAGGAAATATGTGTTATTGAATGAGTTAACAATTACAATGAAGATTCCAATAGGTGCAGAAGGTGGTTATTACAAG ACTTCTGTGAGCAATGGACAGTTTGGAGTAAAATACACCATCAACCTGCTCTTGGAACACCAGTGGGAAGATAACAAATGGGGACTAACTAAATATACTATCATCAAGGAAATAGAAACACCATTTGAACAAGCAGAAGTTGCTATAACCAATA atttAAATCTGAGTGCAGGACTAATGAATGTTACAGTGGGAACATTCCTCCCAGATGCAGAGCTTTTGAACTTAACCATTGAAGGGGTTGTTGTGGCTGTACCTGAAGCTGTTCAGCATGGCTTCTTAATACACAGGACCAGCTATGCTAATGGAAGCAAAGCATATGTACTACAAGTCTCACTTGATGCACCAAGTGTTAAAAAAGAG TATATGGGAGAGGACATGAGAGCCTACACCCTGAATGTCGCACTCACATTCATCACCTATCCATCAAGTGAGACCTTTGTTGTCCCAGTAGTTGCACTgtcagctgtgaaagatgcaG TACTGCCCAGTGCCACAGGGTTTTGTGATGGGAGGAACCTTCATCTCATTATCACTCGTGGGAATGTGGACCAAAACTGGCTCCCTTTCATCTCAGACTGGCACCTGACCCAAGAGGCTGCACAGAAGTACAATTACATTCTGAGGGACAATGGCACTCACCTGGCAATCTCTgtccctttcctttctcctcatGTGAGCTATGAG GGCTTTCATACCTCTGCAATAAAGGCTTCATTCTACTTAACCTTGAAGGATGACATCACCTTGGCTCAGAGGAGAGATTTCTCAGTTTCCTGCTTATTTTCACCTTCAGAGCTAATAC AGTGCCTGCCCAATGGCACTGTGATTATTACTGCAATCAAACTGGTAGGTGGTGAAGATCTGGACACTGCTCTGCTTGTCTTGAGGGACAGACAGTGCAAGCCCAGTCTAGTGACAGAGAGAACTGCAACCTTCAAGTTCAATGTCAACACTTGTGGAACAAGTAGAAAG TTCAACAGCACAACTGTGACATATGAGAACGAGGTACTCTATTTCAGACCTGGCGATGATATTCCCATATACCA ACTGAAATGTCTCTGCTTGTATCCAGTTGAGCAGACTGCTGATGTTCCATATGAATCCAAGAAGAACCCACCACCCAGTATTCAGCCAGGGTCTGGCTGTCTCGCCCTTTCATTGAAGCTTTTCAAAG AGAAATCCTATTCAGAGCCCTACCAGGAATCAGAATATCCTCTGGTAAAATACCTGAGGGAGGCTCTGTATTTTGAAGTTGAACTGCTCCAGCCTAAAGATGCAAGACTGGACCTAAACCTGGATGACTGTTGGGCTACCCATTCCCAAAGCCAGGACAGCCTCCCCCAGTGGCACATCCTTATACATGG GTGTGAAAACAACAAAGACTCCTACAGAATTGTCTTCCACGAAGTTAATTACAGCCTCAGAGTAAAATTTCCCCAGCACCTCAAGAGATTTGAAGTGAGGATGTTCACCTTTGTCCAGGGCACATCTCTGTCACAAGAGCAG TTGTACTTCCACTGCAGTGTGGTGATCTGCAATACTAAGCAACAGCCTTTAGACCTCTTTTGTCCAAGGAGATGCAATCCTGGGAAACACAGATTTG CCCACAGTGCACATCCACATGGGCAAGTGTCATCTGGACCAGTGCTTCTTAGGAAGTAA
- the LOC132071171 gene encoding zona pellucida sperm-binding protein 2-like isoform X2, protein MMKLNLVQRLSLIVIFFSGVWTQETQGPMSSECLGDFLRITLSAEYFEDKYLSLFVVDQSGTAWELDEAMAAQCGYTVTHTTCRSIQLRASALSCHSHLEKDVFTVTVQIKASHTPDMSNATTHLKSASCHYGLWSPREIKCENNYMEVSVRREVPQTIKDFVQDEPEDWALVFPEAKAEEASLWQIVFHQPEEKRALLVSNAWSAGYGLNTSDSRVLLRVPYTAAQVQLVEDQGITFSVLRSSTFYKYQWVILMVDTAVACPVDGVDYTNKTITWTVPKYIPPLSAGMTGFKDVLVEAGVDLHRLSAKEMASRKYVLLNELTITMKIPIGAEGGYYKTSVSNGQFGVKYTINLLLEHQWEDNKWGLTKYTIIKEIETPFEQAEVAITNNLNLSAGLMNVTVGTFLPDAELLNLTIEGVVVAVPEAVQHGFLIHRTSYANGSKAYVLQVSLDAPSVKKEYMGEDMRAYTLNVALTFITYPSSETFVVPVVALSAVKDAVLPSATGFCDGRNLHLIITRGNVDQNWLPFISDWHLTQEAAQKYNYILRDNGTHLAISVPFLSPHVSYEGFHTSAIKASFYLTLKDDITLAQRRDFSVSCLFSPSELIQCLPNGTVIITAIKLVGGEDLDTALLVLRDRQCKPSLVTERTATFKFNVNTCGTSRKFNSTTVTYENEVLYFRPGDDIPIYQLKCLCLYPVEQTADVPYESKKNPPPSIQPGSGCLALSLKLFKEKSYSEPYQESEYPLVKYLREALYFEVELLQPKDARLDLNLDDCWATHSQSQDSLPQWHILIHGCENNKDSYRIVFHEVNYSLRVKFPQHLKRFEVRMFTFVQGTSLSQEQLYFHCSVVICNTKQQPLDLFCPRRCNPGKHRFAHSAHPHGQVSSGPVLLRK, encoded by the exons GACCCATGAGTTCAGAGTGCTTGGGGGACTTCCTGAGGATAACACTGAGTGCAGAATACTTTGAAGACAAATACTTAtctctttttgttgttg ATCAgtctggcacagcctgggagctggatGAGGCCATGGCAGCCCAGTGTGGCTATACAGTAACTCACACCACCTGCAGGAGCATTCAGCTCCGTGCCTCTGCACTGAGCTGCCACTCTCACTTAGAG AAAGATGTGTTCACAGTAACTGTACAAATCAAAGCATCTCACACTCCTGATATGAGCAATGCTACAACTCATCTGAAAAGTGCAAGTTGCCATTATGGTCTGTGGAGTCCCAGAGagataaaatgtgaaaataactACATGGAG GTTTCTGTCAGGAGGGAGGTTCCACAGACCATAAAAGACTTTGTTCAAGATGAACCTGAGGACTGGGCTCTTGTATTTCCAGAA GCAAAGGCAGAAGAAGCCTCACTATGGCAAATAGTATTTCATCAGCCAGAAGAAAAAAGGGCTCTGCTCGTGAGCAATGCTTGGAGTGCAGGCTATGGACTCAACACCTCAGACTCCAGGGTTCTGCTGCGAGTGCCATACACTGCTGCCCAAGTTCAGCTGGTTGAG GATCAAGGAATTaccttttctgtgctgagatcAAGTACGTTTTACAAATACCAGTGGGTGATCCTGATGGTGGATACTGCTGTGGCATGTCCTGTAG ATGGTGTGGActacacaaacaaaacaatcacCTGGACTGTTCCAAAGTATATTCCACCACTGTCTGCTGGAATGACTGGCTTTAAGGATGTGCTTGTGGAAGCTGGTGTGGATCTACACAGGCTCTCTGCCAAGGAAATGGCTTCCAGGAAATATGTGTTATTGAATGAGTTAACAATTACAATGAAGATTCCAATAGGTGCAGAAGGTGGTTATTACAAG ACTTCTGTGAGCAATGGACAGTTTGGAGTAAAATACACCATCAACCTGCTCTTGGAACACCAGTGGGAAGATAACAAATGGGGACTAACTAAATATACTATCATCAAGGAAATAGAAACACCATTTGAACAAGCAGAAGTTGCTATAACCAATA atttAAATCTGAGTGCAGGACTAATGAATGTTACAGTGGGAACATTCCTCCCAGATGCAGAGCTTTTGAACTTAACCATTGAAGGGGTTGTTGTGGCTGTACCTGAAGCTGTTCAGCATGGCTTCTTAATACACAGGACCAGCTATGCTAATGGAAGCAAAGCATATGTACTACAAGTCTCACTTGATGCACCAAGTGTTAAAAAAGAG TATATGGGAGAGGACATGAGAGCCTACACCCTGAATGTCGCACTCACATTCATCACCTATCCATCAAGTGAGACCTTTGTTGTCCCAGTAGTTGCACTgtcagctgtgaaagatgcaG TACTGCCCAGTGCCACAGGGTTTTGTGATGGGAGGAACCTTCATCTCATTATCACTCGTGGGAATGTGGACCAAAACTGGCTCCCTTTCATCTCAGACTGGCACCTGACCCAAGAGGCTGCACAGAAGTACAATTACATTCTGAGGGACAATGGCACTCACCTGGCAATCTCTgtccctttcctttctcctcatGTGAGCTATGAG GGCTTTCATACCTCTGCAATAAAGGCTTCATTCTACTTAACCTTGAAGGATGACATCACCTTGGCTCAGAGGAGAGATTTCTCAGTTTCCTGCTTATTTTCACCTTCAGAGCTAATAC AGTGCCTGCCCAATGGCACTGTGATTATTACTGCAATCAAACTGGTAGGTGGTGAAGATCTGGACACTGCTCTGCTTGTCTTGAGGGACAGACAGTGCAAGCCCAGTCTAGTGACAGAGAGAACTGCAACCTTCAAGTTCAATGTCAACACTTGTGGAACAAGTAGAAAG TTCAACAGCACAACTGTGACATATGAGAACGAGGTACTCTATTTCAGACCTGGCGATGATATTCCCATATACCA ACTGAAATGTCTCTGCTTGTATCCAGTTGAGCAGACTGCTGATGTTCCATATGAATCCAAGAAGAACCCACCACCCAGTATTCAGCCAGGGTCTGGCTGTCTCGCCCTTTCATTGAAGCTTTTCAAAG AGAAATCCTATTCAGAGCCCTACCAGGAATCAGAATATCCTCTGGTAAAATACCTGAGGGAGGCTCTGTATTTTGAAGTTGAACTGCTCCAGCCTAAAGATGCAAGACTGGACCTAAACCTGGATGACTGTTGGGCTACCCATTCCCAAAGCCAGGACAGCCTCCCCCAGTGGCACATCCTTATACATGG GTGTGAAAACAACAAAGACTCCTACAGAATTGTCTTCCACGAAGTTAATTACAGCCTCAGAGTAAAATTTCCCCAGCACCTCAAGAGATTTGAAGTGAGGATGTTCACCTTTGTCCAGGGCACATCTCTGTCACAAGAGCAG TTGTACTTCCACTGCAGTGTGGTGATCTGCAATACTAAGCAACAGCCTTTAGACCTCTTTTGTCCAAGGAGATGCAATCCTGGGAAACACAGATTTG CCCACAGTGCACATCCACATGGGCAAGTGTCATCTGGACCAGTGCTTCTTAGGAAGTAA
- the MSGN1 gene encoding mesogenin-1: MDKLHETLINMEDALASEHPACLSAWDWKSSAGPFELHPISPPHSLSPTPSFESCSSSPCPPAAETPYSSGGGGSGLAGYGLVEFPAAYLPSPGQARLPKGTKVRMSAQRRRKASEREKLRMRTLADALHTLRNYLPPIYSQRGQPLTKIQTLKYTIKYIGELTELLNSVKRA; the protein is encoded by the coding sequence ATGGACAAGCTGCACGAGACATTGATCAACATGGAAGATGCTCTGGCTTCGGAACACCCCGCCTGCTTGTCGGCCTGGGACTGGAAAAGCTCCGCTGGGCCTTTCGAGCTGCACCCCATCTCGCCCCCGCACAGCCTGTCCCCGACGCCCTCCTTCGAATCCTGCTCCTCGTCCCCGTGCCCGCCGGCGGCCGAGACGCCCTacagcagcggcggcggcggcagcggcctGGCGGGCTACGGCCTGGTGGAGTTCCCCGCCGCCTAcctgcccagccccgggcaggcccgGCTGCCCAAGGGCACCAAGGTGCGGATGTCGGCCCAGCGGCGCAGGAAGGCCAGCGAGCGGGAGAAGCTGCGCATGAGGACGTTGGCGGACGCGCTGCACACGCTGCGCAATTACCTGCCCCCCATCTACAGCCAGCGCGGCCAGCCCCTCACCAAGATCCAGACCCTGAAGTACACCATCAAGTACATCGGCGAGCTCACCGAGCTCCTCAACAGCGTCAAGCGGGCGTAG